In Streptomyces sp. NBC_00344, the genomic window TCGGCCTGCCGGGAGAGGACCAGGTCATGGAAGCGCAGGAGTACGGCGGCCCGGGCACGGACCGGGGTCGCGGCCCAGGCCGGCTGCGCCGCGCGGGCCCGGTCGAAAGCGGTGGCCACGTCCTCCGGAGTGGACTCGGGCAGGTCGGCCAGCTTCTCCCCGGTGAAGGGGGTGTGGTTGGCCGTGCGACCGGAACCGACCACTCCGCGCGTCAGCCGGACGACCACGTCGGGGGTGACCACATCGGCTGCGGTACGTACCCCGGCGGGCGCGGGTGCGATCGGGTTCGTGCCCTGGGAGGCCGTGGCGGTGGGAGCCTGCGAGTCCGTCATGAGGGGAGGCTATGCCTCGGCGGACACTTTCGGTACCCATGGGTAACACCTTTTCACCGGACCCTCATACAACGCCAGTGATCGCTGGCGGCATAAGCCCTGATCAGGGGGCTCATGCCGGGCGATCACACGGCGCAGCCGCTCAGAACCCGTCGATCCTCAGGTGCGCCGCAACATCGGAGAACAGTGTGTCCCCGGTCTTGGCGGCCCAGCCCCGCGCCGGGCCCTGCACCCGCATTCGCCAGTAGACGGTGCTCTTCGCCTTGCCGCCGTCCTGCGGGACCAGCAGTTCGTGGAAGCGGTGGACGACGGGGCTCTCACTGCTGTCGGCCGGGTCCACGTAGTCGGTGACGATCTCCGACGCCTGCTGCCCCTGATGGCTCGTGGTCTTGACGGTGACCTTGGCCTTGACGATCTCCGAGCCGTTGTCCCCGCCGCTCAGATAGTGCTTCTTCCATTCGGCCGGATCAGATCCGATCACCTTGACACCCGGATCCGCGGCGGCGGTGTCGACCCGGTCGACGAAGACGGAGAAGACCCCGCTGGGGTCCCAGTAGGTGACGCTGGCCTCGTCGCTGTCGCCCTGCACACGCCGGTAGTCCTTCGGCACCGCCACATCCGCCTTGAGCACCTCGGATTCCGGGCGCACCAGCCACCCGTCCGGCAAACCGCCGCCGCCGAAGGGCTGGGCGAAGATCAGCACCAGCGCGACCGCCACGGCCAGCACCCCGGCGCCGAGGCCGTACTGGGCTCTGCGGTTGCGGTGCAGTACCGGCGGAACCCAGATGTTCGTGGCCGTCGGCGCACCGGCCGGGCCCGGGGCGGTGAGCTGCGGGACAGCCTTGGGCGCCGGCCGGGCGACCGACTCCAGGACCTGGCGGATCTCGGCCGTGTCCGGCCGGTCCGCCGGGTTCTTCCGGAGCAGTTGCATCACCAGCGTGCCGAACGCACCCGAGCCGCGGGCCGGCATCTGCGGCTCGGCGCTCATCACGGCCTGCAGCGTGGCGGGGGTGTTGGACCGGCGGAACGGCGACATCCCTTCGACCGCCGCGTACAGCACCACACCCAGCGACCAGAGATCGGACTCCGGCCCGGGACGCTGCCCCAGCACCCGCTCGGGCGAGATGAATTCGGGCGAACCGACGAACGCGCCGGTCTCGGTGAGCCCCTGCTCCCCCTCGACCTGGGCGATACCGAAGTCGGTGAGCACGACGCGCCCGCCACGGCCCAGCAGCACGTTGTCCGGTTTGACGTCGCGGTGCAGCACGCCCGCCTCATGGGCGGCGCTCAGCGCTCCGAGGATCGCGAGACCGATACGCGCGGCCTCCCGGACGTCGAGGGTGCCCTCCGCGAGCCGGTCGCGCAGCGAGTGCCCGTGCACCAGCTCCATGACGATCCACGGCTTGCCGCCGCGCTCCGCTCGGCCCGCACGCTCCGCCGGGCCCCCGGGCGCGGAGCCCTCGACGACCACGTCGTGCATGGTGACCACGGAGGGGTGGTCGATCCGGGCCGCGGCACGTGCCTCCCGCTGCATCCGCAGATAGACGGTGTCCCGCTCACGGGCGGGCACATGGTCGGGAACCCGCGGCTCCTTGACCGCGACGTCGCGGTCGACGATCTCGTCGTGGGCACGCCAGACCGTGCCCATCCCACCGTGGCCGAGGCGGCCGACCAGACGGTAGCGACCGCCCAGGATCCGCCCCGCGCCGATGTCCTCGGGCGGCTGCGCCGGCGCCACCTGAGTCGGCGCGTGGTCCGCCGGCTCCTGCGCCGGGTCCCCCTGCCCCGTATGGGCGGCTGCCGTACCGCCGGTGGCCGGATCGTGCTGCTGGGGCAGCTGCGCACCGTTCGGTGCCGGTGGCCGCAGACCGTAACTCGTGGGCTCGTTCGCCCGTCCCCCGTCGTTCTTCATGGGATCCATCCTGGCGAACCGCGCGGCCGGACACCACCGTCGCCGGAGAGCGGATGCACACCCGTGACAACTCAGCCGGCGACCGTGAACGAGTCCACTGCCGTGTCGAAGTGCCGCTCAGCGGTCGCGGAGCTGCCGGCAGGGGCCGAGACCCACACGTCGTAGAGACGGCCGTCCTGCTCCCAGCAGAGGTCGTGGGTATGACGTTCGCCCTCGGCCTTCGAGAAGCCGTTCCAGGTGAACTCCCACAGGGCCGCTTCGTGCCCGTTGTGGGTGGTCGCGGTGACCCGGCCGTCGTGATAGCCGGGGTTGGTGGCAGGACCCGCCGCGTCGGAGGCGTGCTGCGTGGCGACCGGGCCGTCGCCCGGGGTGCTGTGGATGCGGACGCCGATACGGAAGATCTTGCCCGGCGTCATGTAGTAGATCCGCTCACCGTCGGTGGAACGGGTCGCGTCGCCCGGAACGGTGAGCGAGAAGCCGGCCGGGTCTTCGGCCCTGCGGTAGCCGGCCGGCACGGATGTGGTGGCGGAGCTGCCGGACGCGGAGACGCCAGGTGCGGTGGCGTCCGTGCCGGGCCGTACGGCGGGCTCCCGGGTCACCGTGACGGTCGGTCCTGGGGACCGGCGGGACGCCGCCGAAGAGGTGGGCGTGCGGGCCGGCGCACTGTGGCTCCGGCCGGCCGCCTCGCCCCCGCCGCCGGCCGTTCCACCCCTGATGACGGCCAGCGCGATCCCGGCACCGGCCACCGCGGCCACCAGCACCGCCACGACCAGGGCACTGCGGCCGGCGAACGTCCTGCGGGGCTTCGCGGCGGCGCCGGGCGTCCCGGGCGAGGTGTCCGGCGTCCCGGGCGAGGTGTCCGGCGCCGCAGGGGCCACCGGCGCGGGGGTGAGGGGGGCGGACTGCGTCGGCGAATACGCGGACAGCACCGGGGTGGCCCCCGTGGTGAGGTAGGCGGTCAACAGCCGCTCGGCCTCATCCGCGCCCATCCTGCGCACCGGATCCCGCTCCAGCAGCCCCCGCACCACCGGGAGCAGTGGTGCGGCGGCGGCAGGCGGGCGGATCTCGTCGGTGACGACAGCGTGCAGCACACCGCCCAGCGAGTCACGGTGGAAGGGCGATTCACCGCTCAGCGCCGCGCACAGCAGCACACCGAGCGACCACAGATCGGATTCGGGCCCCGCGTCCTCGCCGGACATCCGCTCGGGCGAGGTGTATTCGGGCGAGCCGATGAAGGACCCGGTCTCGCTGATCGTCGTCGCCCCGGCGAGCTGCGCGATGCCGAAGTCGGTCACCACGACCCGTCCGCCGTCCTCGACCAGGACGTTCGCCGGCTTGATGTCCCGGTGCAGGACCCCTCGCGCGTGGGCCGCCCGGAGAGCGCCGAGCAGCGCGATGCCGATCCGGGCCGCCTCCGGCGCGCCGACCGGCCCCCCTTCCCTGAGCCGGTCGGCGAGCGAGCCACCGACCACCAGTTCCATGACGATGTAGGGCCGTTCGTCGTCCTCGACGACCACATCGTGCACAACGATCACGTGCGGATGTTTGATCTGGGCGACCGCCCGTGCCTCGCGCAGCGCCGAAGCGGTGGCCGTACCGGTCTCCGGGTTGAGTTCCTTGACCGCCACCTCACGGCCGAGCAGCTGGTCAGCGGCCCGCCAGACGGTCCCCATGCCGCCCCTGCCGATCCGGTCGCCGAGCAGATAACGCCCGGCGATCAGCCGGCTGTCGCGTGCGCCGTGCGACGGTGAATCATGTGACGGTGCGTCGTGTGACACTCGTGCTCCCCCTACGTGCCCCGCGCGAGTCAGCTCGGCGGCTGCCAATAGCGAAGGACCGTGTCGAACCGCTGACGGTTCCAGTCACCCGCAGGACCACCCATGTAGATCGCGTACTCCGCCCGGCCGTGGTCCACGTTGTACATCTGGTCGATGGCGCGACGCAGGCCCGGGTGCCCCTTGGTCTCGGTCCAGGTGAACTCCCAGAGCGAGGCGTCCTCGTCCCGGAAGCTGTTGACGTGCAGGGTCAGCCGCTTGTAGTGCGGCAGCCGCTTGAGCTGGGGTTCGATGGCCAGCTGGTGCAGATAGGGCGTCTCGTAGTCCGGGTCGTTGTCGACACTGATCCGGATGAAGTGGTTACCGTCGTCGGGCGTGTAGTCGATCTCCCCCGAGCCGTCCGCCTGACGCTCCCAGCCGTCGGGCACGGCCATGCTGAACCCTTCCGGGTCGTGCACCCGGTGCCAGCCGTCGGGTATGCCCCCGTGCCGCTTCGACGGACCCGGGCTCGCCGACGACGGCGGGGGCGACTGCTTCGACGCGTCGTCGCCCGAACCGCTGTGCGCGCTGCGGTACTTCATGGCGCCGAAGCCGACCACACCGCCGATGAGCACGGCCAGCACCAGCACCAGGGCGATGGTGCGCAGCCTGCCGTGTCCGTCCTTCGCCTCGGGAACGACAGCGGGCGCCGGCTTCACCAGCCGGCTCGTCGGGATCGCGTCCTGGAGCATTCCCTCCGGAACCGACTGCGTCGGGACGAACGCTTGGGCCTGCTTGGGCCGGCGCCCCTCCATCGCCTCGAGCAGCATCCGCTCGGCCCCGGCCGGATCGGGCCGGTCTGCGGGGTCCTTGCGCAGCAGTGCCCTGATGACGGGTTCGAGCGGACCGGCCTGGGTGAGCGGCGGCAGCTCGTCGTTGACCACCGCCTGGAGGGTGGAGATCGGCGAGGTGCGGCGGAAGGGCGAGCGCTCCTCGACGGCCGTGTACAGCGTGGCGCCGAGCGACCACAGGTCGGACGCCGGGCCCGGCGCCTCGCCGTAGACCCGTTCGGGGGCCAGATAGTCGATGGAACCGACGATCTCGCCGGTCCTGGTGATCTCCGAGTCGCCCTCTATGGCGGCGATCCCGAAGTCGGTGATGAGTACCCGGCCGTCACGGGCGAGCAGCACGTTGGCCGGTTTCACGTCGCGGTGCAGCACCCCGGCGGCGTGCGCGGCGCGCAGTGCGCCCAGCACATGGAGGCCGACCCTGGCGGCCTCACGGGGGTCGAGCGTGCCCGATTCCTTGATCTCGTCGGCCAGCGACGGTCCGTCGACGAACTCCATGACGATCC contains:
- a CDS encoding serine/threonine-protein kinase gives rise to the protein MSHDAPSHDSPSHGARDSRLIAGRYLLGDRIGRGGMGTVWRAADQLLGREVAVKELNPETGTATASALREARAVAQIKHPHVIVVHDVVVEDDERPYIVMELVVGGSLADRLREGGPVGAPEAARIGIALLGALRAAHARGVLHRDIKPANVLVEDGGRVVVTDFGIAQLAGATTISETGSFIGSPEYTSPERMSGEDAGPESDLWSLGVLLCAALSGESPFHRDSLGGVLHAVVTDEIRPPAAAAPLLPVVRGLLERDPVRRMGADEAERLLTAYLTTGATPVLSAYSPTQSAPLTPAPVAPAAPDTSPGTPDTSPGTPGAAAKPRRTFAGRSALVVAVLVAAVAGAGIALAVIRGGTAGGGGEAAGRSHSAPARTPTSSAASRRSPGPTVTVTREPAVRPGTDATAPGVSASGSSATTSVPAGYRRAEDPAGFSLTVPGDATRSTDGERIYYMTPGKIFRIGVRIHSTPGDGPVATQHASDAAGPATNPGYHDGRVTATTHNGHEAALWEFTWNGFSKAEGERHTHDLCWEQDGRLYDVWVSAPAGSSATAERHFDTAVDSFTVAG
- a CDS encoding serine/threonine-protein kinase yields the protein MLADRYRLGELIGRGGMGKVWRAHDEVLHRTVAVKELTAGLYVAEADRVVLHARTQKEARAAARINHPGVVTVHDVIEYDDRPWIVMEFVDGPSLADEIKESGTLDPREAARVGLHVLGALRAAHAAGVLHRDVKPANVLLARDGRVLITDFGIAAIEGDSEITRTGEIVGSIDYLAPERVYGEAPGPASDLWSLGATLYTAVEERSPFRRTSPISTLQAVVNDELPPLTQAGPLEPVIRALLRKDPADRPDPAGAERMLLEAMEGRRPKQAQAFVPTQSVPEGMLQDAIPTSRLVKPAPAVVPEAKDGHGRLRTIALVLVLAVLIGGVVGFGAMKYRSAHSGSGDDASKQSPPPSSASPGPSKRHGGIPDGWHRVHDPEGFSMAVPDGWERQADGSGEIDYTPDDGNHFIRISVDNDPDYETPYLHQLAIEPQLKRLPHYKRLTLHVNSFRDEDASLWEFTWTETKGHPGLRRAIDQMYNVDHGRAEYAIYMGGPAGDWNRQRFDTVLRYWQPPS
- a CDS encoding serine/threonine-protein kinase: MKNDGGRANEPTSYGLRPPAPNGAQLPQQHDPATGGTAAAHTGQGDPAQEPADHAPTQVAPAQPPEDIGAGRILGGRYRLVGRLGHGGMGTVWRAHDEIVDRDVAVKEPRVPDHVPARERDTVYLRMQREARAAARIDHPSVVTMHDVVVEGSAPGGPAERAGRAERGGKPWIVMELVHGHSLRDRLAEGTLDVREAARIGLAILGALSAAHEAGVLHRDVKPDNVLLGRGGRVVLTDFGIAQVEGEQGLTETGAFVGSPEFISPERVLGQRPGPESDLWSLGVVLYAAVEGMSPFRRSNTPATLQAVMSAEPQMPARGSGAFGTLVMQLLRKNPADRPDTAEIRQVLESVARPAPKAVPQLTAPGPAGAPTATNIWVPPVLHRNRRAQYGLGAGVLAVAVALVLIFAQPFGGGGLPDGWLVRPESEVLKADVAVPKDYRRVQGDSDEASVTYWDPSGVFSVFVDRVDTAAADPGVKVIGSDPAEWKKHYLSGGDNGSEIVKAKVTVKTTSHQGQQASEIVTDYVDPADSSESPVVHRFHELLVPQDGGKAKSTVYWRMRVQGPARGWAAKTGDTLFSDVAAHLRIDGF